A window from Gasterosteus aculeatus chromosome 14, fGasAcu3.hap1.1, whole genome shotgun sequence encodes these proteins:
- the camsap1a gene encoding calmodulin-regulated spectrin-associated protein 1a isoform X10, whose amino-acid sequence MEVEVSAGRDSTRRRAAPPPAAAAADDAGGGSMEAQVVPLELYDSARAKIEANLRWLFAKAYGTDHIPTDLHNPFYTDQYDQEHIKPPIIRLLLSGELYCRVCGLILHAEQAASLQSHQSVIQALSRKGLYVLETDDTPVSDLDLSSTPFKMSSHVHLIDALMMAYIVEMISIEKVVSSVKRFSNFSASKDLPFDLEDAMVFWINKVNIKMREIVEKELKMKQHLLESPSHQKVRYRRDHLSGRALQHFPLLDDLLKDVCDGTALLAVIHFYCPELIRLEDICLKDVPSIADSMYNIQLLQEFSHEYLNKCFYLKPEDLLYSPRVLKNNIMVFIAELFWWFEIVKPDFVQPRDLHEIRDVRLLLQPKTSRSHVPISNVTKRSFLPSSNSADFLTTGPSPDLSNKPGSLSPSHPLLPLRQRQQKVAESTSVLRNRSNSLTRDGQHHGSILAWPERRQRPLSQQLPYALHCPLEDDADSISLARSISKDSLASNILSSTPKHMLGPQLPQQRLSGQSLLSHMRIEDEEEEIEEEELVAVIHPSVFSRCRLGSDMEQDELEIPSATSASGVSSSRCSPRLDVGPFPADHPADSYYLEPLMPSIPKPAKEKSISLNKEEESGESRCKGTAAARRAAVNAPSTSQRKAQASGSNRGSFTPIPVAESVTSSTRPPTEGSAGMRQSERKQPSGFFLHSSGDADCHAPPCTALDAGHDSDSDIADLEEDDEEDDLMELTKELARRGKGEFSEEGEVCEFGEGESAKLREDLKVSERDDKESGSGRSSPCLSTASWASSCSATCSTSVKMTSFAERKLLKLGLRDGFSSTSSSQKTTPDGSEVTPGSPWQMRSDSAPGWLGKEPISVLGKSLAASPPVVPSELLQLHMRLEEQRRAIEYQKKKMEALSARQRLKLGKAAFLNIVKKGGGKSDTLPLPLKHSQQSLELTDRSKLKTLSCRDDSCLDALKVQATAGQAEVGQMSRYNKLSQDNVAEPDLNECSHSIDLLNEAISSIQQQMMQLSFQQDLLMKRAVSSPEPPVKHAVSPPEPPLKRAASPEEHVESSSSPTPDTTAESTSSTSDPRAFAVHFVDISGSNVAPARRPPKLSSSQRTKTSEPRQSKENSKGASIKSCTQSPEGRGERSVAESSRPERNLQRNSTFRVRDEPDQRSAGEGTGCASDGALMSPSRAAEHEENTAADSGQDAVGGDENARVKGQLIEVDLSELKDPLADGSLEVPDCTAEGEQKSVIGFFFKDEEKAEDEMAKRRAAFLLRQQRKAEEARLRKQHHEVESELKRDETRRKAEEDRVRKEEEKARREIIKQEYLQRKQEALMEEQGLVKPRPRTKSRRSRPKSLHRAESNSLSKGSTTRDSLKKSMLIKAQGSAAGCRGELSCSHRGSTLSLATEADSVISGGAECRRAGSVCSMESFPTLSRASSRNLERDWENASIASSITSTEYNGPKLFKEPSSKSNKPIIINAIAHCCLAGKVNETQKNVILEELEKCESNHLIILFRDGGCQFRGIYSYSPDTEEIVKFTGTGPRCIGRKMIDKLYKYSSDRKQFNAIPAKSVSVSVDALTIHNQLWHVKRPGSARRK is encoded by the exons atggaggtggaggtgagtgCTGGCAGGGACAGCACCCGGAGGAGAGCAGCACCAccaccggcagcagcagcagcagatgatgCGGGTGGAGGAAGCATGGAGGCTCAGGTCGTACCGCTGGAGCTCTACGACTCTGCCAGGGCCAAAATTGAGGCAAACCTCCGCTGGTTGTTCGCCAAAGCGTACGGTACAG ATCACATCCCCACGGACCTGCACAACCCCTTCTACACAGACCAGTACGACCAGGAGCACATCAAGCCCCCCATCATCCGCCTGCTGCTGTCTGGAGAGCTCTACTGCCGGGTGTGTGGGCTCATCCTGCACGCTGAGCAGGCCGCCTCCCTCCAAAGCCACCAGTCTGTCATCCAGGCCCTGTCCAGGAAAGGCCTCTACGTCCTGGAGACAGACGACACGCCCGTCTCCGATCTGGACCTCAGCTCGACTCCCTTCAAGATG AGCTCCCACGTCCACCTCATTGATGCCCTGATGATGGCCTATATAGTGGAGATGATCAGCATAGAGAAGGTGGTGTCCAGTGTCAAGCGTTTTTCCAACTTCAGTGCCTCCAAGGACTTGCCTTTCGACCTGGAAGACGCAATGGTCTTCTGGATCAACAAG GTGAACATAAAGATGAGGGAGATCGTGGAAAAAGAGCTGAAGATGAAGCAGCATTTGCTGGAGTCCCCCAGCCACCAGAAG GTACGTTACCGCAGAGATCACCTGTCCGGTCGGGCACTTCAGCACTTCCCTCTGCTGGACGACCTGCTGAAGGACGTGTGTGACGGCACGGCTCTGCTGGCTGTGATACACTTCTATTGCCCAGAACTCATTCGACTGGAAG ATATCTGTCTGAAGGATGTGCCCTCCATAGCAGACAGTATGTACAACATCCAGCTACTACAAGAGTTTTCTCATGAATACCTGAACAAATGCTTCTATCTGAAGCCCGAGGACCTGCTGTACTCTCCGAGAGTACTAAAG AATAACATCATGGTCTTCATTGCTGAGCTCTTCTGGTGGTTTGAGATCGTGAAGCCGGACTTTGTGCAGCCCAGGGACCTCCATGAAATCAGAGATG TGAGATTGCTGCTACAGCCCAAGACTTCAAGATCTCACGTCCCCATCTCCAACGTCACCAAACGTAGTTTCCTGCCATCATCAAACTCTGCTGACTTCTTGACCACGGGCCCGAGTCCCGACCTCAG CAATAAACCAGGCTCCCTAAGCCCATCTCACCCGTTACTGCCGctgagacagagacagcagAAGGTGGCCGAGAGCACCTCAG TGCTGAGGAATAGGTCCAACTCCCTCACTCGTGATGGCCAGCACCATGGCTCTATACTGGCCTGGccagagaggaggcagag GCCTTTATCCCAACAGTTGCCCTACGCTTTGCATTGTCCCCTGGAGGACGACGCAGACAGTATCAGCCTCGCACGCTCCATCAGCAAAGACAGCCTGGCCTCCAATATACTGAGCAGTACCCCCAAACACATGCTGGGTCCTCAACTGCCTCAACAACGGCTAAGTGGTCAAAGCCTGCTGAGTCACATGCGCAtcgaggacgaggaagaggaaataGAAGAGGAGGAACTCGTTGCTGTAATCCACCCATCTGTGTTTTCTCGATGTCGACTCGGGAGTGACATGGAGCAGGATGAGCTGGAGATCCCAAGTGCGACATCCGCCTCCGGGGTTTCCAGTAGTCGTTGCTCTCCCCGCCTCGACGTCGGCCCCTTTCCTGCCGACCACCCGGCAGATAGCTACTATCTGGAACCCCTGATGCCTTCCATCCCTAAGCCGGCCAAAGAGAAGAGCATCAGCCTgaacaaggaggaggagagtggcgAGAGTCGCTGTAAAGGGACCGCAGCTGCTAGGAGAGCCGCCGTTAATGCCCCGAGCACCTCACAGAGGAAAGCCCAGGCGTCTGGGTCAAACAGAGGCAGCTTTACCCCCATACCTGTGGCGGAATCAGTCACCAGCTCCACCAGGCCACCCACGGAGGGGTCGGCAGGGATGCGTCAGTCCGAGAGGAAGCAGCCGTCGGGCTTTTTCCTCCATTCGTCGGGAGATGCCGACTGCCACGCTCCTCCCTGCACTGCGCTGGATGCAGGGCACGACTCTGACTCCGACATCGCAGACCtcgaggaggacgacgaggaggacgacCTAATGGAGCTGACCAAAGAACTCGCgaggaggggaaagggagagttctcagaggagggagaggtgtgTGAATTTGGAGAGGGCGAGTCGGCCAAACTGAGGGAAGACTTGAAGGTAAGCGAGCGAGACGACAAGGAAAGCGGCAGCGGGCGCTCAAGCCCGTGCCTCAGCACCGCATCGTgggcgagcagctgcagcgccACGTGCAGCACCAGCGTCAAGATGACCAGCTTCGCCGAGAGGAAGCTCCTTAAACTGGGCCTGCGGGACGGATTCTCCAGCACCAGCAGTTCCCAGAAGACCACACCAGACGGGTCTGAGGTGACCCCCGGCTCCCCCTGGCAGATGAGGAGCGACAGCGCCCCCGGCTGGCTAGGAAAGGAGCCTATTTCGGTCTTGGGAAAGAGTTTGGCGGCGAGTCCCCCAGTTGTGCCttcagagctgctgcagcttcacatgCGGCTCGAGGAGCAAAGACGAGCCATCGAgtatcagaagaagaagatggaggccCTCTCGGCGCGGCAGCGGCTGAAGCTGGGGAAAGCTGCCTTCTTGAACATCgtgaagaagggtggagggaagAGCGACACACTTCCCCTGCCTCTGAAACACTCACAGCAATCCTTAGAGCTCACCGACAGGAGTAAACTAAAGACCCTGTCATGTAGGGACGACTCCTGTCTCGATGCTCTGAAGGTGCAGGCGACGGCGGGTCAAGCTGAGGTGGGACAGATGAGCAGGTACAACAAGCTGTCCCAGGATAACGTGGCGGAACCGGACTTGAATGAGTGTTCCCACTCCATAGATCTTCTCAATGAAGCTATTAGTTCCATCCAGCAGCAGATGATGCAGCTGTCCTTCCAGCAAGACCTGCTGATGAAGCGCGCCGTGTCGTCTCCGGAACCGCCCGTGAAGCACGCGGTGTCGCCTCCGGAGCCGCCGCTGAAGCGCGCAGCGTCACCTGAAGAACACGTGGAATCCAGCTCCAGCCCGACCCCCGACACGACAGCAGAATCAACATCCTCTACCTCAGACCCCAGAGCTTTTGCGGTTCACTTTGTGGATATTAGCGGCAGCAACGTCGCCCCGGCCCGACGCCCACCCAAGCTCAGCTCCAGCCAACGCACCAAGACCTCGGAGCCGAGACAAAGCAAAGAGAACAGCAAGGGGGCTTCTATCAAGTCGTGCACTCAATCCCCGgagggcagaggagagaggagtgtcGCTGAGAGCTCCAGACCGGAGAGAAACCTTCAGAGAAACAGCACCTTCAGAGTCCGCGATGAGCCCGACCAACGCAGCGCTGGAGAGGGGACTGGCTGCGCCTCGGACGGCGCATTGATGTCTCCCTCGCGGGCCGCGGAACACGAGGAGAACACGGCCGCCGACTCGGGGCAAGATGCCGTGGGTGGAGATGAGAATGCAAGGGTCAAGGGTCAGCTGATCGAGGTGGACCTGTCGGAGCTCAAGGATCCTCTGGCGGACGGCAGCCTGGAGGTTCCAGACTGCACGGCAGAGGGCGAGCAGAAGAGTGTGATAGGTTTCTTCTTTAAG GATGAGGAGAAAGCAGAGGATGAAATGGCAAAACGTCGTGCTGCCTTCCTCCTCAGGCAGCAACGCAAAGCTGAAGAGGCGAGACTACGCAAACAGCATCACGAAGTCGAGAGTGAGCTCAAACGTGACGAGACCAG GCGCAAGGCAGAAGAGGACCGTGTTcgcaaggaggaggagaaggcgagGCGAGAGATAATTAAGCAGGAATACCTGCAGAGGAAGCAAGAAGCCTTGATGGAGGAGCAAGGTCTCGTCAAGCCCCGCCCACGCACTAAATCACGCCGGAGCAGACCGAAATCCCTCCACCGCGCCGAGTCCAACAGCCTCTCCAAAGGATCCACCACAC GTGATTCTCTGAAGAAGTCCATGTTGATCAAAGCCCAGGGCTCAGCAGCAGGCTGCAGGGGAG AGCTGAGCTGCAGCCATCGAGGATCAACGCTCTCCTTGGCGACTGAGGCCGACAGCGTCATCTCTGGAGGGGCGGAGTGTCGCAG GGCTGGATCTGTGTGCTCCATGGAGTCGTTCCCTACGCTGAGCCGGGCGTCGAGCAGGAACCTGGAGAGGGACTGGGAGAACGCCTCCATAGCCTCGTCCATCACTTCTACAGAGTACAACG gTCCTAAACTCTTCAAGGAGCCGAGCTCCAAGTCCAACAAGCCAATCATCATCAACGCCATCGCTCACTGCTGCCTGGCTGGGAAGGTTAATGAGACCCAGAAGAATGTTATTCTGGAG GAGCTGGAAAAGTGCGAGTCCAATCACCTGATCATCCTCTTCCGCGACGGCGGGTGCCAGTTCCGCGGCATCTACTCGTACTCGCCGGACACGGAGGAAATCGTCAAGTTCACGGGCACGGGGCCGCGCTGCATCGGCCGCAAGATGATCGACAAGCTCTACAAATACAGCTCGGACCGCAAGCAGTTCAACGCCATCCCCGCCAAGTCGGTGTCGGTCAGCGTGGACGCCCTGACCATCCACAACCAACTGTGGCACGTCAAGAGGCCGGGGAGTGCACGGAGGAAGTGA
- the camsap1a gene encoding calmodulin-regulated spectrin-associated protein 1a isoform X14: MEVEVSAGRDSTRRRAAPPPAAAAADDAGGGSMEAQVVPLELYDSARAKIEANLRWLFAKAYGTDHIPTDLHNPFYTDQYDQEHIKPPIIRLLLSGELYCRVCGLILHAEQAASLQSHQSVIQALSRKGLYVLETDDTPVSDLDLSSTPFKMSSHVHLIDALMMAYIVEMISIEKVVSSVKRFSNFSASKDLPFDLEDAMVFWINKVNIKMREIVEKELKMKQHLLESPSHQKSPSKWYWKLVPVRYRRDHLSGRALQHFPLLDDLLKDVCDGTALLAVIHFYCPELIRLEDICLKDVPSIADSMYNIQLLQEFSHEYLNKCFYLKPEDLLYSPRVLKNNIMVFIAELFWWFEIVKPDFVQPRDLHEIRDVRLLLQPKTSRSHVPISNVTKRSFLPSSNSADFLTTGPSPDLSNKPGSLSPSHPLLPLRQRQQKVAESTSVLRNRSNSLTRDGQHHGSILAWPERRQRPLSQQLPYALHCPLEDDADSISLARSISKDSLASNILSSTPKHMLGPQLPQQRLSGQSLLSHMRIEDEEEEIEEEELVAVIHPSVFSRCRLGSDMEQDELEIPSATSASGVSSSRCSPRLDVGPFPADHPADSYYLEPLMPSIPKPAKEKSISLNKEEESGESRCKGTAAARRAAVNAPSTSQRKAQASGSNRGSFTPIPVAESVTSSTRPPTEGSAGMRQSERKQPSGFFLHSSGDADCHAPPCTALDAGHDSDSDIADLEEDDEEDDLMELTKELARRGKGEFSEEGEVCEFGEGESAKLREDLKVSERDDKESGSGRSSPCLSTASWASSCSATCSTSVKMTSFAERKLLKLGLRDGFSSTSSSQKTTPDGSEVTPGSPWQMRSDSAPGWLGKEPISVLGKSLAASPPVVPSELLQLHMRLEEQRRAIEYQKKKMEALSARQRLKLGKAAFLNIVKKGGGKSDTLPLPLKHSQQSLELTDRSKLKTLSCRDDSCLDALKVQATAGQAEVGQMSRYNKLSQDNVAEPDLNECSHSIDLLNEAISSIQQQMMQLSFQQDLLMKRAVSSPEPPVKHAVSPPEPPLKRAASPEEHVESSSSPTPDTTAESTSSTSDPRAFAVHFVDISGSNVAPARRPPKLSSSQRTKTSEPRQSKENSKGASIKSCTQSPEGRGERSVAESSRPERNLQRNSTFRVRDEPDQRSAGEGTGCASDGALMSPSRAAEHEENTAADSGQDAVGGDENARVKGQLIEVDLSELKDPLADGSLEVPDCTAEGEQKSVIGFFFKDEEKAEDEMAKRRAAFLLRQQRKAEEARLRKQHHEVESELKRDETRRKAEEDRVRKEEEKARREIIKQEYLQRKQEALMEEQGLVKPRPRTKSRRSRPKSLHRAESNSLSKGSTTPELSCSHRGSTLSLATEADSVISGGAECRRAGSVCSMESFPTLSRASSRNLERDWENASIASSITSTEYNGPKLFKEPSSKSNKPIIINAIAHCCLAGKVNETQKNVILEELEKCESNHLIILFRDGGCQFRGIYSYSPDTEEIVKFTGTGPRCIGRKMIDKLYKYSSDRKQFNAIPAKSVSVSVDALTIHNQLWHVKRPGSARRK; encoded by the exons atggaggtggaggtgagtgCTGGCAGGGACAGCACCCGGAGGAGAGCAGCACCAccaccggcagcagcagcagcagatgatgCGGGTGGAGGAAGCATGGAGGCTCAGGTCGTACCGCTGGAGCTCTACGACTCTGCCAGGGCCAAAATTGAGGCAAACCTCCGCTGGTTGTTCGCCAAAGCGTACGGTACAG ATCACATCCCCACGGACCTGCACAACCCCTTCTACACAGACCAGTACGACCAGGAGCACATCAAGCCCCCCATCATCCGCCTGCTGCTGTCTGGAGAGCTCTACTGCCGGGTGTGTGGGCTCATCCTGCACGCTGAGCAGGCCGCCTCCCTCCAAAGCCACCAGTCTGTCATCCAGGCCCTGTCCAGGAAAGGCCTCTACGTCCTGGAGACAGACGACACGCCCGTCTCCGATCTGGACCTCAGCTCGACTCCCTTCAAGATG AGCTCCCACGTCCACCTCATTGATGCCCTGATGATGGCCTATATAGTGGAGATGATCAGCATAGAGAAGGTGGTGTCCAGTGTCAAGCGTTTTTCCAACTTCAGTGCCTCCAAGGACTTGCCTTTCGACCTGGAAGACGCAATGGTCTTCTGGATCAACAAG GTGAACATAAAGATGAGGGAGATCGTGGAAAAAGAGCTGAAGATGAAGCAGCATTTGCTGGAGTCCCCCAGCCACCAGAAG TCTCCCTCCAAATGGTACTGGAAGCTTGTACCT GTACGTTACCGCAGAGATCACCTGTCCGGTCGGGCACTTCAGCACTTCCCTCTGCTGGACGACCTGCTGAAGGACGTGTGTGACGGCACGGCTCTGCTGGCTGTGATACACTTCTATTGCCCAGAACTCATTCGACTGGAAG ATATCTGTCTGAAGGATGTGCCCTCCATAGCAGACAGTATGTACAACATCCAGCTACTACAAGAGTTTTCTCATGAATACCTGAACAAATGCTTCTATCTGAAGCCCGAGGACCTGCTGTACTCTCCGAGAGTACTAAAG AATAACATCATGGTCTTCATTGCTGAGCTCTTCTGGTGGTTTGAGATCGTGAAGCCGGACTTTGTGCAGCCCAGGGACCTCCATGAAATCAGAGATG TGAGATTGCTGCTACAGCCCAAGACTTCAAGATCTCACGTCCCCATCTCCAACGTCACCAAACGTAGTTTCCTGCCATCATCAAACTCTGCTGACTTCTTGACCACGGGCCCGAGTCCCGACCTCAG CAATAAACCAGGCTCCCTAAGCCCATCTCACCCGTTACTGCCGctgagacagagacagcagAAGGTGGCCGAGAGCACCTCAG TGCTGAGGAATAGGTCCAACTCCCTCACTCGTGATGGCCAGCACCATGGCTCTATACTGGCCTGGccagagaggaggcagag GCCTTTATCCCAACAGTTGCCCTACGCTTTGCATTGTCCCCTGGAGGACGACGCAGACAGTATCAGCCTCGCACGCTCCATCAGCAAAGACAGCCTGGCCTCCAATATACTGAGCAGTACCCCCAAACACATGCTGGGTCCTCAACTGCCTCAACAACGGCTAAGTGGTCAAAGCCTGCTGAGTCACATGCGCAtcgaggacgaggaagaggaaataGAAGAGGAGGAACTCGTTGCTGTAATCCACCCATCTGTGTTTTCTCGATGTCGACTCGGGAGTGACATGGAGCAGGATGAGCTGGAGATCCCAAGTGCGACATCCGCCTCCGGGGTTTCCAGTAGTCGTTGCTCTCCCCGCCTCGACGTCGGCCCCTTTCCTGCCGACCACCCGGCAGATAGCTACTATCTGGAACCCCTGATGCCTTCCATCCCTAAGCCGGCCAAAGAGAAGAGCATCAGCCTgaacaaggaggaggagagtggcgAGAGTCGCTGTAAAGGGACCGCAGCTGCTAGGAGAGCCGCCGTTAATGCCCCGAGCACCTCACAGAGGAAAGCCCAGGCGTCTGGGTCAAACAGAGGCAGCTTTACCCCCATACCTGTGGCGGAATCAGTCACCAGCTCCACCAGGCCACCCACGGAGGGGTCGGCAGGGATGCGTCAGTCCGAGAGGAAGCAGCCGTCGGGCTTTTTCCTCCATTCGTCGGGAGATGCCGACTGCCACGCTCCTCCCTGCACTGCGCTGGATGCAGGGCACGACTCTGACTCCGACATCGCAGACCtcgaggaggacgacgaggaggacgacCTAATGGAGCTGACCAAAGAACTCGCgaggaggggaaagggagagttctcagaggagggagaggtgtgTGAATTTGGAGAGGGCGAGTCGGCCAAACTGAGGGAAGACTTGAAGGTAAGCGAGCGAGACGACAAGGAAAGCGGCAGCGGGCGCTCAAGCCCGTGCCTCAGCACCGCATCGTgggcgagcagctgcagcgccACGTGCAGCACCAGCGTCAAGATGACCAGCTTCGCCGAGAGGAAGCTCCTTAAACTGGGCCTGCGGGACGGATTCTCCAGCACCAGCAGTTCCCAGAAGACCACACCAGACGGGTCTGAGGTGACCCCCGGCTCCCCCTGGCAGATGAGGAGCGACAGCGCCCCCGGCTGGCTAGGAAAGGAGCCTATTTCGGTCTTGGGAAAGAGTTTGGCGGCGAGTCCCCCAGTTGTGCCttcagagctgctgcagcttcacatgCGGCTCGAGGAGCAAAGACGAGCCATCGAgtatcagaagaagaagatggaggccCTCTCGGCGCGGCAGCGGCTGAAGCTGGGGAAAGCTGCCTTCTTGAACATCgtgaagaagggtggagggaagAGCGACACACTTCCCCTGCCTCTGAAACACTCACAGCAATCCTTAGAGCTCACCGACAGGAGTAAACTAAAGACCCTGTCATGTAGGGACGACTCCTGTCTCGATGCTCTGAAGGTGCAGGCGACGGCGGGTCAAGCTGAGGTGGGACAGATGAGCAGGTACAACAAGCTGTCCCAGGATAACGTGGCGGAACCGGACTTGAATGAGTGTTCCCACTCCATAGATCTTCTCAATGAAGCTATTAGTTCCATCCAGCAGCAGATGATGCAGCTGTCCTTCCAGCAAGACCTGCTGATGAAGCGCGCCGTGTCGTCTCCGGAACCGCCCGTGAAGCACGCGGTGTCGCCTCCGGAGCCGCCGCTGAAGCGCGCAGCGTCACCTGAAGAACACGTGGAATCCAGCTCCAGCCCGACCCCCGACACGACAGCAGAATCAACATCCTCTACCTCAGACCCCAGAGCTTTTGCGGTTCACTTTGTGGATATTAGCGGCAGCAACGTCGCCCCGGCCCGACGCCCACCCAAGCTCAGCTCCAGCCAACGCACCAAGACCTCGGAGCCGAGACAAAGCAAAGAGAACAGCAAGGGGGCTTCTATCAAGTCGTGCACTCAATCCCCGgagggcagaggagagaggagtgtcGCTGAGAGCTCCAGACCGGAGAGAAACCTTCAGAGAAACAGCACCTTCAGAGTCCGCGATGAGCCCGACCAACGCAGCGCTGGAGAGGGGACTGGCTGCGCCTCGGACGGCGCATTGATGTCTCCCTCGCGGGCCGCGGAACACGAGGAGAACACGGCCGCCGACTCGGGGCAAGATGCCGTGGGTGGAGATGAGAATGCAAGGGTCAAGGGTCAGCTGATCGAGGTGGACCTGTCGGAGCTCAAGGATCCTCTGGCGGACGGCAGCCTGGAGGTTCCAGACTGCACGGCAGAGGGCGAGCAGAAGAGTGTGATAGGTTTCTTCTTTAAG GATGAGGAGAAAGCAGAGGATGAAATGGCAAAACGTCGTGCTGCCTTCCTCCTCAGGCAGCAACGCAAAGCTGAAGAGGCGAGACTACGCAAACAGCATCACGAAGTCGAGAGTGAGCTCAAACGTGACGAGACCAG GCGCAAGGCAGAAGAGGACCGTGTTcgcaaggaggaggagaaggcgagGCGAGAGATAATTAAGCAGGAATACCTGCAGAGGAAGCAAGAAGCCTTGATGGAGGAGCAAGGTCTCGTCAAGCCCCGCCCACGCACTAAATCACGCCGGAGCAGACCGAAATCCCTCCACCGCGCCGAGTCCAACAGCCTCTCCAAAGGATCCACCACAC CAGAGCTGAGCTGCAGCCATCGAGGATCAACGCTCTCCTTGGCGACTGAGGCCGACAGCGTCATCTCTGGAGGGGCGGAGTGTCGCAG GGCTGGATCTGTGTGCTCCATGGAGTCGTTCCCTACGCTGAGCCGGGCGTCGAGCAGGAACCTGGAGAGGGACTGGGAGAACGCCTCCATAGCCTCGTCCATCACTTCTACAGAGTACAACG gTCCTAAACTCTTCAAGGAGCCGAGCTCCAAGTCCAACAAGCCAATCATCATCAACGCCATCGCTCACTGCTGCCTGGCTGGGAAGGTTAATGAGACCCAGAAGAATGTTATTCTGGAG GAGCTGGAAAAGTGCGAGTCCAATCACCTGATCATCCTCTTCCGCGACGGCGGGTGCCAGTTCCGCGGCATCTACTCGTACTCGCCGGACACGGAGGAAATCGTCAAGTTCACGGGCACGGGGCCGCGCTGCATCGGCCGCAAGATGATCGACAAGCTCTACAAATACAGCTCGGACCGCAAGCAGTTCAACGCCATCCCCGCCAAGTCGGTGTCGGTCAGCGTGGACGCCCTGACCATCCACAACCAACTGTGGCACGTCAAGAGGCCGGGGAGTGCACGGAGGAAGTGA